The following coding sequences are from one Ochotona princeps isolate mOchPri1 chromosome 8, mOchPri1.hap1, whole genome shotgun sequence window:
- the MFSD2B gene encoding sphingosine-1-phosphate transporter MFSD2B, translating into MAVTSDCRALSRDMVLFLVSLTAPWGGLAAEQRRWLAKPSRHPWKPGRCCTGRGLVPLFSQDSGASRLSLSTKICYGIGGVPNQVASSATAFYLQLFLLDVAQIPAAQVSLVLFGGKVSGAAADPVAGFFINRSRRTGSGRLMPWVLGCTPFITLAYFFLWFLPPFTSLRGLWYITFYCLFQALATFFQVPYTALTMFLTPSPRERDSVTAYRMTMEMVGTLVGATVHGLIVSGAHGPHTCEDSALPRQAAISSKAMRLYCLAAAVVAVTYPVCSSLLWLGVKERPDSSASASGPALGFLAGLGQTARYRPYLKLVVSFLFISAAVQVEQSYLVLFCMHASRLQQHVQSLVLTILVSAVLSTPLWEWVLQRLGKRTSAFGICTMVPFVILLAVVPTAPVAYVVAFVSGVSIAVSLLLPWSMLPDVVDAFQQQHEHSQGLETIFYSSYVFFTKLAGACALGISTLSLEFSGYQAGACQQAEEVVVTLKVLIGAVPTCMLLTGLGILMVGPAPKAPSQDTSRQLSLQRRTSYSLT; encoded by the exons ATGGCAGTGACCAGCGACTGCAGGGCTCTGAGCAGAGACATGGTCTTATTCCT AGTTAGTCTCACTGCCCCTTGGGGTGGTTTGGCAGCAGAACAGAGGCGGTGGCTGGCAAAGCCTTCAAGACATCCCTGGAAGCCAGGAAGATGCTGTACTGGTAGAGGCTTAGTTCCTCTGTTCTCACAGGACAGTGGAGCtagccgcctctctctctctacgaAGATCTGCTATGGCATTGGTGGAGTTCCCAACCAGGTGGCCTCCAGTGCCACCGCCTTCTACCTGCAGCTCTTCCTGCTCGATGTGGCTCAG ATCCCTGCTGCGCAGGTGTCGCTTGTCCTGTTTGGAGGGAAGGTGTCTGGGGCAGCTGCCGACCCGGTGGCTGGGTTCTTCATCAacaggagcaggaggacagggtcTGGACGGCTGATGCCCTG GGTGCTGGGCTGCACACCCTTCATCACCTTGGCCTACTTCTTCCTCTGGTTCCTACCCCCCTTCACCAGTCTACGAGGCCTCTGGTACATCACCTTCTACTGCCTCTTCCAGGCCCTGGCCACG TTCTTCCAGGTGCCCTACACAGCGCTCACCATGTTCCTGACCCCCAGCCCCAGGGAACGGGACTCAGTCACTGCTTACC GGATGACCATGGAGATGGTGGGGACGCTGGTGGGAGCCACTGTCCATGGGCTCATCGTGTCTGGCGCCCATGGGCCCCATACATGTGAGGACTCTGCACTCCCCAGGCAAGCCGCCATCTCCTCCAAAGCT ATGCGTCTCTACTGCCTCGCGGCTGCCGTGGTAGCAGTAACTTACCCTGTGTGCAGCAGTCTGCTGTGGCTGGGGGTGAAGGAGCGTCCAG ACTCCTCTGCTTCAGCCTCAGGCCCAGCGCTGGGcttcctggcagggctgggtcagactgccCGGTACCGACCCTACCTGAAGCTCGTGGTCTCCTTCCTGTTCATCTCAGCTGCTGTGCAG GTGGAACAGAGCTACCTGGTGCTGTTCTGCATGCACGCCTCCCGGTTACAGCAGCACGTGCAGAGCCTCGTGCTGACCATCCTG gtcTCTGCTGTGCTGAGTACCCCACTGTGGGAGTGGGTCCTCCAGCGCCTGGGGAAGAGGACCTCGGCCTTTGGGATCTGC ACAATGGTGCCTTTTGTGATCCTGCTGGCCGTGGTGCCCACGGCCCCTGTGGCATATGTCGTGGCCTTTGTGTCTGGCGTGAGCATTgccgtgtccctgctgcttccaTG gtCCATGCTGCCCGACGTGGTAGACGCCTTCCAGCAGCAGCATGAACACAGCCAGGGCCTGGAGACCATCTTCTATTCATCCTATGTCTTCTTCACCAAGCTTGCAGGCGCGTGCGCCCTGGGCATCTCCACTCTCAGTCTGGA gttttCTGGCTACCAGGCGGGAGCCTGCCAGCAGGCCGAGGAGGTGGTGGTGACCCTCAAGGTCCTCATCGGAGCCGTGCCCACCTGCATGCTCCTCACCGGCCTGGGCATCCTCATGGTCGGCCCTGCCCCCAAGGCACCAAGTCAGGATACCTCCCGCCAGCTGAGCCTTCAGAG GCGGACCAGCTACAGCCTTACCTGA